Genomic window (Chryseobacterium bernardetii):
TAAAATTATTACCCAATATTTTGGATTCGAAACCTATCTTCTTGTTGAAACTGTGAATTTTTCAATCGGATTTGGGCTCGTCATGCTTTTATTCGCCCTCATGTTTAAAGTTCTGCCTGATGTACAGATCAGCTGGAAATCTGTTTGGAGGGGAGCCTTTTTAACAACAGTTCTCTTTACACTTGGAAAATTTTTACTGAGTCTTTATTTTAATCAGGTAAAACCCACTTCAGCTTTCGGTGCTGCCGGAACTGTAATTCTGATTATGATGTGGATTAATTATTCCTGTATGCTTATATTTTTCGGAGCCAAATTCACTAAAGTATATACTTACAAAAAAGGCTATAAAGTTATTCTCTCCAGACATGCAAGATGGACTCCTGCAAAGCTCTATGCGGATAGTTTGAAACAAATGCACGGAGACAAGATATAAAAAAAGGCCCCTGATTTCAGGAGCCTTTTTTTCTACATTCTGTTTACTGTTCCAATTCCCAGCAATTCCAACGATTTTTTGATCGTTTTTGCGGTAAGGTCTGACAGATTCAGACGGAATTGTTTAATATTTTCATCATCCTGATTCAGAATCGGATTATTCTGATAGAATGAGTTGTAAGATTTTACAAGATCATATACATAATTAGCAACCAAAGCCGGGCTTAATGTCTCTGCAGACTTAGCCACTACTGTTTTAAAGTTTGCTAACTGCATGATCAGTTCTTTTTCAAACTGGTTCAAAGTTACATCTGCTGTTTCTGCATACACAAACTCTGCTTTTGATAATAAAGACTGGATACGAGCGTAAGTATATTGAATAAAAGGCCCTGTATTTCCATTAAAATCAATACTTTCAGCCGGATTGAAAAGCATTTTCTTCTTAGGGTCAACTTTCAGCATGAAATATTTCAATGCTCCCAGTCCTACTGTTTCGTAAGAAGCTTCTTTATCCTCTTCAGAAAGAGTTTCAAGCTTTCCAAGCTCCTGGGCTTTAGATTTTGCTGTTTCATACATTTCCTGCATTAAATCGTCTGCATCTACTACAGTTCCTTCGCGGGATTTCATTTTTCCTTCCGGTAATTCTACCATTCCGTAAGAAAGGTGGAATAACTGATCTGCCCACTCATATCCTAATTTTTTCAGGATCTTAAATAAAACCTGGAAATGATAATCCTGCTCATTACCTACCGTATAGATAAGTTTCTGAATATTATTTTGCTTAAAACGTTCAACAGCCGTTCCTAAATCCTGGGTCATATAAACTGAAGTACCATCAGAACGTAGCAATAGTTTTTGATCCAGCCCTTCATCTGTAAGGTCACACCAAACAGAACCATCTTCTTTTTGGTACAGTACTCCTTTGTCCAAACCAGCCTGGATAAGGTCTTTTCCTAAAATATATGTATTGCTCTCATACTGCACCTGATCAAAATCAACCCCCAATCTCTTATAAGTTTCATTGAATCCTTTGTATACCCAGGAATTCATCTCTGCCCAAAGATTTCTTACTGCTTCATCTCCATTTTCCCAGTCCAGAAGCATTTTCTGAGCTTCCTTCATTACCGGAGCCTCTTTTTTAGCCTGTTCTTCTGCTACTCCCTGAGCTACAAGCTCAGAAATTTCTTTCTTATAATTTTTGTCAAACTCCACATAGTAGTTTCCAACAAATTTATCTCCTTTTGTACCAGTAGTCTCAGGAGTTTCCCCATTCCCGAATTTCTCCCAGGCCAACATGGATTTACAGATATGAATTCCTCTGTCATTGATGATCTGAGTTTTAATAACATCATATCCTGCCTCTTTTAAGATCTGTGCTACAGAGAACCCTAACAGGTTATTTCTGATATGCCCTAAGTGCAAAGGTTTATTGGTATTTGGTGAAGAGTATTCCACCATTACCGTTGCATTTTTCTTATCTATTGTTGAAAAACCAGAGTTGACAGATCTGAAGTTATCCACAAACAATTGATTTTTAACTTTAACGTTAAGGAATCCTTTTACTACATTAAAGCTTTCGAAAATATCCGTCTGCTCCGTTAAAGCGTCTCCTAATTCAACCCCAATGCTTTCAGGGTTTTTCTTAAGCTGTTTTACCAATGGAAAAGTAACGATTGTAAAGTCACCATCAAATTCCGTTTTATTTTCCTGAACTTCCAGTTTAATGTCTTTTAATTGATATACATTTAAAATGACCTCCGAAAGTTTTTGTTCTATAATATCTTTAATATTCATCTCAAAATTTTGAAGTACAAATATACGGAAATAAAAAAACCGCCCGAAGGCGGTATAATATGAATGTTTATTAAAATATGTGTTAATTCTTATCCCAGAAGAGCTTTGTTGTAGCCTTATCTCCACCTATTTTATCACCAGCAGCTTTTACATTAGCTCCATTCAATACATATTCCTGATCAGAATACGGCATTCTGTAAGGTACTGAAGATAAGTTAGATTTTGGAGGATTTACAAGAATAGGGTAATCTAAACGTCTCGTAAAGTTCCAGCTGGCAAAACCTTTATTAAACATAGCAATCCATGCCTGTACTCCTATAGACTGTTTCCAGTTTGATGAATCATAAGGATGTGCAAGCACATATGCATCTGCAATGGTACCGCTTATTCCATTCTCTCTCATAGACTCTTTCACAGCAGCTGCATAGAGATCTACAGCAGTACCTCCTACTGAATATCCTCTTGCAGCTGCCTCTGCTTTTAAGAAGGCAACTTCTGCATAGCTAAAAAGATTAGATGCTGCAGTAGCACTTCTAAAATAAGAACTTAATTGAGAGAAGTTAGTATATGGATCATTCAATTCTCCAAACACTCCTCCTTTATACACTCCTCCTACTTTGGTAAACCATACATCCATTCTTGGATCAGAAAGAGCACTCATAGTCTTAATTGTTAATTCACTAGGTAAAAAATCATTCCTATTTGAGGCCACTAAATTATCAAATACCGGATTGGAGAAAGTTCCGCCGTCATATTTAAATTTGTAAGCATCATCATCAGAAGAAATAACACCACTAGCAATTGCAGATTCAACGGTAGTTTTTGACAATGCAGGATCTACATCTGCTAAGTTCATTCCTAATCTTAATTTAATAGAGTTAGCAAATTTTTTCCATTTAGCCATATTTCCTCCGTAGACCAAATCACCATAACCAGTAACTGCAGGCTTTATAGTAGCAGTAACAGCATCAATTCTTTTAATTAAGTCAAGATAAATTGTCTTAGCATCATCATATTTAGGAGTTAAAATCCCATCTGGCTTAAAAGCCTCAGAATAAGGAACGTCCCCATAAGTATCCACAATATTTTCCCAAATAAAAATTTCTTCAATTTCTAAAGTTGCCAACTTGTTGGTGCGTATATCATCTGTCTCTACTTCTTTCATCAAATTCACTTTTGCTTGTTTCAGATTGTTAATACTGTAAACATACATTCTGTTAAAATGATTACGAGGCTGATTACGAGTTACCAAGTTATATTGAGTTTCGTCCGGATACTGAGTTTCTGCCCATTGTTGTGTAAAAAATCTGTAATTATTAAAATTTACACTAGGATTATCCATATAATAAGATGACTGATACAAGGCTGTAGCTAATAAGTTATCAGATGGAAGAACTGATGGATGTTTAGGGTCATCGTTAAGAGAAGTCAAATCACTTTGGCATGAACTTAAAGCCAACCCAATACATGCAGACACCAAACTTATTTTTATAATATTTTTCATTTTTAAAGTAATTTAGAATTTAAATGTAACATTGATACCCAAATCTCTTGTCGTAGGCATTGAACCAATGGACCATCCGTAAGAGCTAAGACCGCCCCCTACCATGGCTTCAGGATCAGCATAAGGTAAATTTTTATGAATAATCCATAGATTTCTACCTACAATTGAAATCTTAGCATCATAAATCTTAGTACCTGCCAATAGTGATTTTGGAAGCGTATATCCAATACTCGCCTCTCTTAGCTTAATAAAAGATCCATCATAAACAAATTCGCGTGCTGGCTGTGTTTTGTATCCGGTAGAACCACTGTTATCAAACGGTGATATTCCAATATTATTTGGAGTACCATCAGGAAGAACACCAGGCAAAACAATAGGTTTGTCTCTGAAGTCTCCTTCAGCCGTCTCTTTATACAGACCAGATGATAACCCATAATACATATCTGTTGAGAATATATCCCCTCCTTTACGCACATCAATCAAGAAGCTTAAAGAGAATCCTTTATAACTGAAGCTATTTCTAATCCCTCCAATCCAGTCTGGAGTAGTATTACCTATCACCTGATTGGGGTTTTGTAAATATTTTCCTGTATTAGGATCGATAACTTTTTGCCCATTTAAGTAAGTATAATCAGCGCCAATCAATGTCCCCCAAGCTTCACCTACTCTGGCATTTAAAGATACCCCACCCTGAAAACTATTTAGTAGATAGTTATTAATCCCCGGATATAATTCTACTACTTTATTCTGATTTTTAGACCAGTTTGCATCAATATTCCAAGTAAAATCATTTGTCTTTATTGGTACTAATCCTAACTGTACTTCAACCCCACTATTATCAATTCGACCTGCGTTGAATATTTTACCTGTATATCCTATAGCTGCAGAAGTAGGAAGAGGGGAAAGAATCTGGGGAGTAGTTCTTGTTTTATAATAGGCGAAATCAACCGTTATTCTGTCTTTTAAGAAATGTGCTTCAGTTCCGACCTCAAATTCATTGGCCTTTTGGGGTTGCAGACCTGGATAAGGTTGATTTAAAATAGAGTTATAAATTCCTTGACCAGATAAAATCCCAGCAGGTCTATAATTATTAAATAGTTGGTAAGCCGCAGCAGCTCCTCCAACCTGAGCATAATTTGCTCTTATTTTCCAAAAATTCATCCAGCTTTTAGTGTCCAGTATTTCGGACATGATTAATGATCCAGTAATTGAAGGGTAGTTGAAAACATTATTTCCTTTTAAAAGTGTTGATGTTTCTTCTATCCTGAATGTTGCGTCTAAATAGAATTTTTTATAAAAATCAAATGAAGCTGTTGCATACCATGAGTTAGTTTGTATTGTATATTCAGTTTCATCTGCAGCTAGTGGTGCCTTTTTAGAATTAGATAGGGCATAAATTCCAGGTACTATCAGTCCCCCCTCTGTTGAAGCATAGACTGAATTATAATAATTTCGGCGTATATTTCCACCTACAACTCCAGAGAGGTTAATATTATCAGTAATATCAAATTTATAATTCACCATTAAGTCATAATTGGTCTCCGTCTGTAATATATCACGTCTTCCATAACCAGACCCAATAGTGTTATTTGACTGTCCAAAAGCCTGAGGCAAAGATCCAACAGCCAATCTCGTTTCAGCAACAAGATTTGATCTGTCATAAGAAACTTTTCCGGTAACAGAAATATTATTCAATAGATCATATGTTACCTGGCCATAAGTGAAATTTCTGTATCTTTTGTCTGAAGAATAATTCTGATAGGCCTGAAAATATGGGTTATTCCAATATGCAGGCGCCCCATTTGCTGCTGACTTTCTGTTCCAGGTAACATTCCCATAGTTATTGGATGCATTGGCTACATTCGGATCTACATTTGCAAAATATAAGTTTTGTAGATCATTAATATCCACGTTAGTTTGCCACCATTGTCTGAAGCCGGTAGCTATATTGTTTGAATATCCCGTAATACTTCTACCTTTAGTATCCTGTAAAGTCATTGTAGAATAAAAAGATGAATGTAATTTAGGAGTTAGATCATAATTAATCTTTAAAGAGAAATTATTTTTATTAAGATGTGAGTTAGGCATTAGCCCATCAGACATCATATTTTCAT
Coding sequences:
- the argS gene encoding arginine--tRNA ligase, with translation MNIKDIIEQKLSEVILNVYQLKDIKLEVQENKTEFDGDFTIVTFPLVKQLKKNPESIGVELGDALTEQTDIFESFNVVKGFLNVKVKNQLFVDNFRSVNSGFSTIDKKNATVMVEYSSPNTNKPLHLGHIRNNLLGFSVAQILKEAGYDVIKTQIINDRGIHICKSMLAWEKFGNGETPETTGTKGDKFVGNYYVEFDKNYKKEISELVAQGVAEEQAKKEAPVMKEAQKMLLDWENGDEAVRNLWAEMNSWVYKGFNETYKRLGVDFDQVQYESNTYILGKDLIQAGLDKGVLYQKEDGSVWCDLTDEGLDQKLLLRSDGTSVYMTQDLGTAVERFKQNNIQKLIYTVGNEQDYHFQVLFKILKKLGYEWADQLFHLSYGMVELPEGKMKSREGTVVDADDLMQEMYETAKSKAQELGKLETLSEEDKEASYETVGLGALKYFMLKVDPKKKMLFNPAESIDFNGNTGPFIQYTYARIQSLLSKAEFVYAETADVTLNQFEKELIMQLANFKTVVAKSAETLSPALVANYVYDLVKSYNSFYQNNPILNQDDENIKQFRLNLSDLTAKTIKKSLELLGIGTVNRM
- a CDS encoding SusD/RagB family nutrient-binding outer membrane lipoprotein, translated to MKNIIKISLVSACIGLALSSCQSDLTSLNDDPKHPSVLPSDNLLATALYQSSYYMDNPSVNFNNYRFFTQQWAETQYPDETQYNLVTRNQPRNHFNRMYVYSINNLKQAKVNLMKEVETDDIRTNKLATLEIEEIFIWENIVDTYGDVPYSEAFKPDGILTPKYDDAKTIYLDLIKRIDAVTATIKPAVTGYGDLVYGGNMAKWKKFANSIKLRLGMNLADVDPALSKTTVESAIASGVISSDDDAYKFKYDGGTFSNPVFDNLVASNRNDFLPSELTIKTMSALSDPRMDVWFTKVGGVYKGGVFGELNDPYTNFSQLSSYFRSATAASNLFSYAEVAFLKAEAAARGYSVGGTAVDLYAAAVKESMRENGISGTIADAYVLAHPYDSSNWKQSIGVQAWIAMFNKGFASWNFTRRLDYPILVNPPKSNLSSVPYRMPYSDQEYVLNGANVKAAGDKIGGDKATTKLFWDKN
- a CDS encoding SusC/RagA family TonB-linked outer membrane protein, with product MKKLTASLLVLVLTSSMAIVSAQEKKDTIKAKEIEGVVVTALGIKREKKSLGYASQEIKASALSDGTTNTGNIAAQLSGKVAGLNVTTNNNFGGSSNLVIRGVKSLAGGNPLIVIDGSPVNNASTRENSIDYGNALSDINQEDIESINVLKGAAASALYGERGLNGVIVITTKNGKGKDDGSWGVTFSSAVQVGFIDKSTFPEYQTRYGAGYSQKFGTQASDGLNNANFGADASWGPKFDPNLMVYQWDSFNPLSPNYQKATPWVAAKNGPIKFFENPASYINSVTIEKGQKGKNISFTYENMMSDGLMPNSHLNKNNFSLKINYDLTPKLHSSFYSTMTLQDTKGRSITGYSNNIATGFRQWWQTNVDINDLQNLYFANVDPNVANASNNYGNVTWNRKSAANGAPAYWNNPYFQAYQNYSSDKRYRNFTYGQVTYDLLNNISVTGKVSYDRSNLVAETRLAVGSLPQAFGQSNNTIGSGYGRRDILQTETNYDLMVNYKFDITDNINLSGVVGGNIRRNYYNSVYASTEGGLIVPGIYALSNSKKAPLAADETEYTIQTNSWYATASFDFYKKFYLDATFRIEETSTLLKGNNVFNYPSITGSLIMSEILDTKSWMNFWKIRANYAQVGGAAAAYQLFNNYRPAGILSGQGIYNSILNQPYPGLQPQKANEFEVGTEAHFLKDRITVDFAYYKTRTTPQILSPLPTSAAIGYTGKIFNAGRIDNSGVEVQLGLVPIKTNDFTWNIDANWSKNQNKVVELYPGINNYLLNSFQGGVSLNARVGEAWGTLIGADYTYLNGQKVIDPNTGKYLQNPNQVIGNTTPDWIGGIRNSFSYKGFSLSFLIDVRKGGDIFSTDMYYGLSSGLYKETAEGDFRDKPIVLPGVLPDGTPNNIGISPFDNSGSTGYKTQPAREFVYDGSFIKLREASIGYTLPKSLLAGTKIYDAKISIVGRNLWIIHKNLPYADPEAMVGGGLSSYGWSIGSMPTTRDLGINVTFKF